Part of the bacterium Unc6 genome is shown below.
CGATATCCTCATAGGAAATTTTTGCCAATACCTCTTCTGGTTTAGTCTTTGTCTCTAGCCTAAGTAAAGTATCAGGGCTTATCAAAACTACACCCTCATTGGGAATGGTATCCAATACTTTAAAATCGCAGTGCCTTGAGCCAAAAAAGGTAGCCCTGATTCTATCACCAGCTACAACCGGAAGCCCAGCAATGAGTGAGCCGAGGTATTGAGTATCTTTATCTCTTTGCAGTAAACTGGATAAAGTTAAAGGCGAAAGCGTGATTTTGCTGGCAGGTTTATAGTCTACCTTACTAACCTTTACCTTTTCATCTAAGCCTACTTGGGCATTTTCCCGGGATATTCCGTCTATCTGAATTATGCCCTTACCTCTATCTTCGGTATAACAGGGCATTACTTTTGCTGGAGTTTTTCTTTTGCCTTCTATTTCTATAATGTCGCCTACCTCTATTTCAAGAATTTTCATATCTTCAGGGTCTATCCTTACAATAGCCCTTCCTACATCTTTTGCTAAAGCCTCTTTGACTTTCAATGTTAAGGTATCTTTTTTTAATCCATTTAATGCCATTTATCATTTCCTCATTCTAACTTCCAAAATACCGTTTTTATAACTTGATGTAAGAGTCTCCTGTTTAACCTTTGTTGGAAGCAAAATTTCTTTATGATATTTTCTATCACCCGTTTTTGCTGAAATATCAAGAATGTCTCCTTTTAAATCTAATTTTATATCATCTTGATTTACCCCGGGCATCTCAGCATAAACTCTTATTTCATCTTTCTCATCAAAAACATCAACAATCGGCTCTCTTTCCTCTTCAACCTTGGGCCCTTTGGGAGTTTTTTTGATGTTGCCAAAAGGCTCAACAATGGGTTTTCCGCTTACTGCTGTCTTGATAGAAAAACCAAATACCCCTTTCATGCCTTTTTTAAGATGGCTCAGGTCTATCTCGCCCTCTTTCTTAATCTCTCCACCGGCTTCTGTTAAATCTGCGGCAAGGTCAACTAACTTCTCAATGCCTTTAAATAATCCCCCTAAACTTAATTTACCTATTCCAAAATCAATGTCTAATCCTTCTCTTTTTTCCTTCTCTTTTTTTGCCATATTGTTAGTTCCTCCTTGCCACCCCTATACCCTTGCATATCAAACAGGGAAGCGTCTTACCGCATTCCCTGCCTGTTCCTTTACACGCAAGGACAGCCTTTAATCCGCGAAGTCCCTGCGCTCACAATGCCTTTTCCCCTACAAACGGTACAGGTAAGGGTGGTAGTCCAATGGATGTTTCTTTCCCCTTCCATTACAAAAGGCACAGAGCAC
Proteins encoded:
- a CDS encoding AAA family ATPase: MALNGLKKDTLTLKVKEALAKDVGRAIVRIDPEDMKILEIEVGDIIEIEGKRKTPAKVMPCYTEDRGKGIIQIDGISRENAQVGLDEKVKVSKVDYKPASKITLSPLTLSSLLQRDKDTQYLGSLIAGLPVVAGDRIRATFFGSRHCDFKVLDTIPNEGVVLISPDTLLRLETKTKPEEVLAKISYEDI
- a CDS encoding heat-shock protein Hsp20, with product MAKKEKEKREGLDIDFGIGKLSLGGLFKGIEKLVDLAADLTEAGGEIKKEGEIDLSHLKKGMKGVFGFSIKTAVSGKPIVEPFGNIKKTPKGPKVEEEREPIVDVFDEKDEIRVYAEMPGVNQDDIKLDLKGDILDISAKTGDRKYHKEILLPTKVKQETLTSSYKNGILEVRMRK